In a single window of the Zea mays cultivar B73 chromosome 5, Zm-B73-REFERENCE-NAM-5.0, whole genome shotgun sequence genome:
- the LOC103627834 gene encoding pathogenesis-related protein PRMS encodes MPRRRFPLASTVTAAVLLAAAVLAGATATADAKTEKSLASRFLEPHNAARRAVGVPALRWDERLAAYARRYAAARAGDCALAHSHGPYGENLFRGSGGAGWNPEAVVGAWVRERALYDRSTNSCRGGGGACGHYTQVVWRGTTAVGCAMAPCAGGRATFAVCSYSPPGNYVGIRPY; translated from the coding sequence ATGCCTCGCCGCCGCTTCCCCTTGGCGAGCACGGTCACCGCCGCGgtcctcctcgccgccgccgtcctagCCGGCGCGACCGCGACCGCTGACGCCAAGACGGAGAAGAGCTTGGCGTCGAGGTTCCTGGAGCCGCACAACGCGGCGCGGCGCGCGGTGGGGGTGCCCGCGCTGCGGTGGGACGAGCGCCTGGCGGCGTACGCGCGCCGGTACGCGGCGGCGCGGGCCGGCGACTGCGCGCTGGCGCACTCGCACGGGCCCTACGGGGAGAACCTCTTCCGCGGGAGCGGCGGCGCCGGGTGGAACCCCGAGGCCGTGGTGGGCGCCTGGGTCCGGGAGCGCGCGCTCTACGACCGGTCCACCAACTcctgccgcggcggcggcggcgcttgcGGGCACTACACCCAGGTCGTGTGGCGCGGCACCACGGCGGTTGGGTGCGCGATGGCGCCCTGCGCCGGGGGACGCGCCACGTTCGCGGTGTGCAGCTACAGCCCGCCCGGCAACTACGTTGGCATCAGGCCTTACTGA
- the LOC103627833 gene encoding transcription factor MYB36, producing MGRAPCCDKASVKKGPWSPEEDAKLKAYIEEHGTGGNWIALPQKIVGLKRCGKSCRLRWLNYLRRNIKHGDFTEEEEHIICSLYISIGSRWSIIAAQLPGRTDNDIKNYWNTKLKKKLLGKRAPSRRARANQDPYLAAGGGNMCSTSGGNSAATATQTLSASALERIQLHMRLQGMYGAFGCSGGGGNDDRNAVVGAAAPQWPKLEALLQANRLLPGSLPTDAMATTVSVQQRHHQHLVDHQSLAVGAGNAAAVEGEQQQLSSADAANYMALPGGGFFERPKLGFYSPSAEAEATAAAASVEMNSVAPMVGGGYGGAGFEQYHHHDVLYEFLYSNYGSVGELAQDGHVPTLPELQCPNGAAVDGADEKFSVWTASAACDYGAAGGYQIQLGNSIGSNLHDYVLGGYDQWE from the exons ATGGGGAGGGCGCCGTGCTGCGACAAGGCGAGCGTGAAGAAAGGGCCGTGGTCGCCCGAGGAGGATGCCAAGCTCAAGGCCTACATCGAGGAGCATGGCACCGGCGGCAACTGGATCGCGCTGCCGCAGAAGATTGTTG GGCTGAAGAGATGTGGCAAAAGCTGCAGGCTGAGATGGCTCAATTATCTGCGCCGAAACATTAAGCACGGTGACTTCACAGAAGAAGAGGAGCATATCATTTGCAGCCTCTACATTAGCATTGGAAGCAG GTGGTCCATCATTGCAGCGCAGTTGCCGGGGCGAACGGACAACGACATCAAGAACTACTGGAACACCAAGCTGAAGAAGAAGCTCCTCGGCAAGCGCGCGCCATCCCGGCGCGCGAGGGCAAACCAGGATCCCTACCTCGCTGCGGGAGGCGGCAACATGTGCAGCACCAGCGGTGGCAACAGCGCCGCGACGGCCACGCAAACCCTAAGCGCGTCGGCTCTAGAGCGGATCCAGCTCCACATGCGCCTCCAAGGCATGTACGGCGCGTTCGGTTGCAGTGGCGGCGGCGGCAACGACGACCGCAACGCCGTCGTCGGGGCGGCGGCGCCGCAGTGGCCAAAGCTTGAGGCGCTGCTGCAGGCGAACAGGCTGCTCCCGGGATCGCTGCCGACGGACGCCATGGCCACAACAGTGAGCGTGCAACAGCGGCACCATCAGCATCTGGTCGACCACCAGAGCCTCGCAGTCGGCGCTGGTAACGCCGCAGCAGTCGAGGGCGAGCAACAGCAGCTCAGCTCTGCCGATGCGGCAAACTACATGGCGCTGCCAGGAGGGGGCTTTTTCGAGCGGCCCAAGCTAGGGTTTTACTCTCCATCCGCCGAGGCTGAAGCTACCGCGGCCGCCGCCAGCGTAGAGATGAACTCAGTCGCCCCGATGGTTGGTGGCGGCTACGGCGGCGCCGGATTTGAACAGTATCATCATCACGACGTGCTATACGAATTCCTGTACAGCAATTACGGATCGGTGGGCGAGCTGGCGCAGGACGGGCATGTCCCCACGTTGCCGGAGCTGCAGTGCCCGAACGGCGCTGCCGTCGATGGAGCCGATGAGAAGTTCTCGGTGTGGACCGCATCCGCCGCCTGCGATTACGGCGCGGCCGGCGGCTATCAGATTCAGCTGGGAAACTCCATCGGTAGCAATCTGCACGATTACGTGCTAGGCGGCTATGATCAATGGGAGTAG